From a single Blastocatellia bacterium genomic region:
- a CDS encoding class I SAM-dependent methyltransferase, protein MFLSEETPLAVEDSAGSKRLTPADDAGSVGWRTMRTNIIARLGLAVKANARVVFEPLKVSAGDTGFITFGPTEREAVADRVEVSVRFRPTDDPGSAENATREVELLRQSVPGFDPQQPWIEQPFELDEVVGRVGAFVVECVPTSTLPSEADELGFYEFVVSDEKSIDLNRARAFKALRMRNEEANFDAYYQNAIFQCADPPPPADPEAGPTAAVEPEPDPVITAVAVGGGSVAAADPQPPPPEPKGLLRNMWARWHRRFTAAETTPENSPAIARVEEAPAPQTPAAPTSAFAYSHELLIKLLQLNPPPFGWRLQTKLSEFEAAGKGNGSSKFRVLSLCAGAARIETDFVRSVASDNLHVTLVDINPKLLEMARQRIAKYCDVEVVIEDVNELDLQGEKFDLILCVSGLHHVVELERLIGAIAHGLSGGGEFWAIGETIGRNGGKLWPESYEVANAFFSKLDKKYRVNRMTGLNVEDNLLDTDCSIGCFEGIRCEAIEPTLLNFLSPIHVSKHNCIVWKLFSPTYSENYDMQNPVDVALVEEAVHLDVDLFRRGGRAIELNGVYGLR, encoded by the coding sequence ATGTTTCTCTCGGAAGAAACCCCACTAGCCGTAGAAGACTCGGCAGGGTCTAAACGGCTAACCCCTGCGGATGACGCCGGCTCGGTCGGTTGGCGGACGATGCGCACCAACATCATTGCCAGGCTAGGGTTAGCCGTGAAGGCGAATGCCCGAGTAGTCTTCGAACCGTTGAAGGTTAGCGCGGGCGACACAGGCTTCATCACCTTTGGCCCTACGGAAAGAGAAGCAGTTGCCGACAGAGTTGAGGTGAGCGTGCGGTTTCGGCCCACAGATGACCCCGGCTCTGCGGAAAACGCAACGCGCGAAGTCGAATTACTTCGGCAGTCTGTGCCCGGCTTTGACCCGCAACAGCCCTGGATCGAGCAGCCGTTCGAACTGGATGAAGTCGTTGGCCGCGTCGGAGCGTTCGTCGTCGAGTGCGTCCCGACATCTACGCTTCCCTCCGAAGCGGACGAGCTTGGCTTTTATGAGTTCGTTGTAAGCGATGAGAAGTCGATTGACCTTAACCGCGCCAGAGCATTCAAAGCACTGCGGATGCGCAATGAAGAAGCGAATTTTGATGCTTACTACCAGAACGCGATTTTTCAGTGCGCAGACCCCCCCCCGCCCGCGGACCCCGAAGCTGGTCCTACCGCCGCTGTCGAGCCCGAGCCTGATCCGGTCATCACGGCTGTCGCAGTTGGAGGCGGCTCGGTCGCAGCGGCTGATCCTCAACCTCCGCCTCCGGAGCCAAAAGGGCTATTGCGAAATATGTGGGCGCGCTGGCATCGCCGTTTCACAGCGGCAGAGACGACGCCCGAAAACTCCCCCGCTATAGCTCGGGTGGAAGAGGCGCCCGCACCGCAAACGCCCGCGGCCCCGACCAGCGCGTTTGCCTATTCTCACGAACTTCTCATTAAGCTGTTGCAGCTTAATCCGCCGCCGTTCGGCTGGCGGCTGCAAACCAAGTTAAGCGAGTTCGAGGCTGCGGGGAAGGGAAATGGATCATCCAAGTTCCGCGTCCTGTCGCTCTGCGCCGGCGCTGCACGTATCGAGACCGATTTTGTTCGCAGCGTGGCTTCCGACAACCTCCATGTGACCCTCGTTGACATCAATCCCAAGCTTTTGGAAATGGCGAGACAGAGGATCGCAAAGTATTGCGACGTCGAGGTGGTCATTGAAGACGTCAATGAACTGGACCTACAGGGTGAAAAGTTCGACCTCATTTTATGCGTCTCCGGCCTTCACCACGTGGTGGAGTTGGAGCGATTGATCGGCGCCATCGCTCATGGACTGAGCGGCGGAGGCGAGTTTTGGGCTATCGGGGAGACCATAGGAAGGAATGGCGGGAAGCTTTGGCCAGAGTCGTATGAAGTGGCCAACGCTTTCTTCAGCAAGCTGGATAAGAAATACCGGGTAAACCGGATGACCGGACTCAACGTTGAAGACAACCTTCTGGACACGGACTGTTCAATCGGCTGTTTTGAAGGGATCCGCTGTGAAGCCATCGAGCCGACACTGTTGAATTTTCTCTCCCCGATTCACGTAAGCAAGCACAACTGCATCGTCTGGAAGCTATTCAGCCCGACGTATTCAGAGAACTATGATATGCAAAACCCTGTAGATGTCGCGCTCGTCGAGGAAGCTGTGCATCTGGACGTTGACCTGTTTCGCAGGGGCGGGCGGGCGATTGAGTTGAATGGCGTCTACGGGCTGCGATAG
- the mutL gene encoding DNA mismatch repair endonuclease MutL, with the protein MAKIRVLPDTLANQIAAGEVVERPASVVKELLENALDAGARSINIEVESGGKRLIRIIDDGEGMTRDDAITAFERHATSKLRRAEDLEAITTLGFRGEALPSIASVSRLHLRTKTADDVEGTEVEFNGGKLTHARDIAWPGGTEVEIKDLFFNVPARKKFLKSDATETYHITNLVQHYALANPQLSFLLINNGRDAIRVAPARSLKERAYQILGSALLNKLLEVKAESGGLRVEGFVSNPQEQRSSRDQQYLFVNRRFVRDQLIGRAISEAYRSMMPSGTYPAVVLFIEVPPTEVDVNVHPAKTEVRFLHESAIVAFVRDAVAEAIRAIEPTTRIGVNRDNSGVAEESRRWPAPQAAEERQGEAIRLSVPTRPSLTDRPDEPMRSASGPSTSQSEEPLDRLSGALPVAAMNSSQAIAADSGNSAEQPSLESPGQFAPSASEITESVPEPVAPSAAPEAQALPNLGHGIKPLGQIRDSYIAATDEEGLLLVDQHAAHERVLFEQFRDIRLTRPADVQALLIPETLDLTPAEADAFSIVQEELESIGIETMRLSGRTIAIKTAPAGLAAKDVIALVREIVGVVERERRSFSLDHLRDEIAASLACKAAIKVNMRLTSEKMQWLIDELMKTQNPMTCPHGRPILMRMGLRDIERGFKRPV; encoded by the coding sequence ATGGCTAAAATCAGAGTGCTGCCCGATACGCTCGCTAATCAGATTGCCGCCGGCGAAGTCGTCGAGCGGCCCGCATCCGTAGTCAAAGAGTTGTTGGAGAACGCGCTCGACGCCGGCGCCCGCAGCATCAACATCGAAGTCGAATCGGGCGGCAAACGCCTGATTCGCATTATCGATGACGGCGAAGGCATGACGCGCGATGACGCCATCACCGCTTTCGAGCGCCACGCGACCTCGAAGCTGCGCCGCGCCGAAGACCTCGAAGCAATCACGACGCTCGGCTTTCGCGGCGAGGCGCTGCCGAGCATCGCGTCGGTATCGCGCCTGCACCTGCGCACCAAGACGGCCGACGACGTCGAAGGCACCGAAGTCGAATTCAATGGCGGCAAGCTTACCCATGCCCGCGACATCGCCTGGCCAGGCGGCACCGAAGTCGAAATCAAAGACCTTTTCTTCAACGTGCCGGCGCGCAAGAAATTCCTCAAGAGCGACGCCACCGAAACCTATCACATCACCAATCTGGTGCAGCATTATGCGCTCGCCAACCCCCAGCTTTCGTTCTTGCTCATCAATAACGGGCGCGATGCGATTCGGGTGGCCCCGGCGCGCTCGTTGAAAGAGCGCGCCTATCAGATACTCGGCAGCGCGCTGCTCAACAAGCTTTTGGAAGTGAAAGCCGAGAGCGGCGGCTTGCGCGTCGAAGGCTTTGTCTCGAACCCGCAGGAGCAACGCTCGTCGCGCGATCAGCAATACCTGTTCGTCAACCGCCGCTTTGTCCGCGATCAACTGATTGGCCGGGCGATCTCGGAAGCCTACCGCTCGATGATGCCTTCGGGGACCTACCCGGCGGTGGTGCTGTTCATTGAGGTGCCGCCGACCGAGGTCGATGTCAACGTCCACCCGGCGAAGACCGAAGTGCGCTTTCTGCACGAGAGCGCCATCGTCGCGTTCGTGCGCGATGCCGTCGCCGAAGCCATCCGCGCCATCGAGCCGACGACGCGCATCGGCGTCAACCGGGACAACAGTGGCGTCGCAGAAGAATCGCGCCGCTGGCCCGCGCCGCAAGCGGCTGAAGAACGTCAGGGAGAAGCGATTCGTCTTTCGGTTCCTACCCGGCCGAGCTTAACGGACAGGCCGGACGAGCCCATGCGTTCAGCGTCCGGGCCATCCACATCACAGAGCGAAGAACCGCTTGATCGCTTGAGCGGCGCGCTGCCGGTTGCAGCGATGAACTCAAGTCAAGCCATTGCAGCGGACTCAGGCAATAGCGCCGAGCAGCCATCGCTTGAATCACCTGGCCAGTTTGCGCCGTCTGCTTCAGAGATTACTGAATCCGTGCCCGAACCCGTCGCGCCGAGTGCAGCGCCCGAAGCCCAGGCCCTGCCGAATCTCGGCCACGGCATCAAGCCGCTCGGTCAGATTCGCGATAGCTACATCGCCGCCACCGACGAAGAAGGCTTGCTGCTCGTAGATCAGCACGCCGCCCACGAGCGCGTGTTGTTCGAGCAGTTCCGCGACATCCGGCTGACGCGCCCGGCGGACGTCCAGGCGTTGCTGATTCCTGAAACCCTCGACCTCACCCCTGCCGAAGCCGACGCCTTCAGCATCGTCCAAGAAGAACTGGAAAGCATCGGCATCGAAACCATGCGGCTGTCCGGGCGAACCATCGCCATCAAGACGGCGCCCGCCGGCCTCGCGGCGAAAGACGTGATTGCCCTGGTGCGCGAGATCGTCGGCGTCGTCGAACGCGAGCGGCGCAGCTTTTCGCTCGATCACCTGCGCGACGAGATCGCCGCCTCGCTGGCCTGCAAGGCAGCGATCAAAGTCAATATGCGGCTGACTTCGGAAAAGATGCAGTGGCTGATTGATGAGCTGATGAAGACGCAGAACCCGATGACCTGCCCGCACGGGCGGCCCATCCTCATGCGCATGGGCCTGCGCGACATCGAGCGCGGCTTCAAGCGACCCGTGTGA
- a CDS encoding BACON domain-containing protein, whose protein sequence is MMQVRTSPTPSRPRCARNQAEHLQTDEATRELWLRRQTSRRFADAALAFGLFFTLILSSPGGRIRAASGASISLTATAVTYTQDFNTLAGSGSSSTLPTGWAFIESGANANTTYTAGSGSSTTGDTYSFGASGSSERALGGLQSGSLIPTVGACFTNNTGGTINALAVAYTGEQWRLGASGRGADRLDFQLSTNATSLTTGTWIDYDSLDFSSPVTTGTVGALNGNTDVNRSSLSFTINGLNIVNGQTFFIRWLDFNVSNSDDGLAIDDFSLTPDGSGGNGNPSGVGAANPSTVNPGSATLLTVQAMPGTNPPSSGLAVAADLTAIGGAANQHFFDDGTHGDLTAGDNIFSFQATVAAATSTGNKSLPVTISDAQGRTGTTAILLSVVTAGGACARCGVERWSVKTGTDPDAALIDTAHPTTTTIAVMRSWPSQPSPPSNSRIAPYETTAWTVEATLTLYKKEDDSDYHLVLQDAAGNTLVSEIPCPGCVGSGCPFASMISNARATFDARLTATGSFQTANLPVRVTGIGMFDFPHGQTGAAPNQIELHPIIDIVFEPNCSLGVSNLYPFARATGAQATVKVTASGACPWTATSNANWITITSAASGIGIGSVTYVVRDNFTGSARQGTMTIAGQTVTVTQDGGAGNDCLYSISPPAQTFSSSAGSGTLLIAVSERCSWQAAANVPWITITSSPNGIGNGSVTFSVAANSGSLARKGAITIGSQFFNVKQKGAPTSAAIHRRVN, encoded by the coding sequence ATGATGCAGGTACGTACTTCCCCAACACCTTCACGGCCAAGGTGTGCCAGAAACCAGGCCGAACACCTTCAAACGGACGAGGCCACTCGCGAGCTTTGGCTTCGCCGCCAGACCAGCCGGCGCTTCGCCGACGCGGCGCTGGCGTTCGGATTATTCTTTACTCTGATCTTGTCATCGCCCGGCGGCCGTATCCGCGCAGCGAGCGGCGCAAGCATCAGCCTGACGGCGACCGCCGTGACTTACACACAGGACTTCAACACGCTGGCCGGCAGCGGCTCGTCGAGCACGCTGCCGACGGGCTGGGCCTTCATTGAGTCCGGCGCCAACGCCAACACGACTTACACTGCCGGCAGCGGCTCAAGCACCACCGGCGACACCTACAGCTTCGGGGCATCGGGAAGCAGCGAACGCGCCCTGGGCGGCCTGCAAAGCGGTAGCCTCATCCCCACTGTCGGCGCTTGCTTCACCAACAACACGGGCGGCACGATCAACGCGCTGGCCGTCGCTTACACAGGCGAACAGTGGCGACTCGGCGCGAGCGGGCGCGGCGCCGACCGCCTGGACTTTCAATTGAGCACGAATGCGACCAGCCTGACGACTGGAACCTGGATTGACTACGACAGCCTCGACTTTTCCAGCCCCGTCACCACCGGCACAGTCGGTGCGCTCAACGGCAACACGGATGTCAATCGGTCGAGCCTGAGCTTCACGATCAACGGCCTGAACATCGTCAACGGCCAGACCTTCTTCATTCGCTGGCTCGATTTCAACGTCTCGAATTCCGACGATGGGCTGGCCATTGACGATTTCTCGCTGACGCCTGATGGCAGCGGTGGCAACGGCAACCCGTCGGGCGTCGGCGCGGCCAATCCTTCAACGGTGAATCCGGGCAGCGCCACGCTGCTGACTGTGCAAGCCATGCCGGGTACAAATCCGCCGAGCAGCGGTCTGGCGGTTGCCGCTGACCTGACGGCGATTGGCGGCGCGGCCAATCAGCATTTCTTTGACGACGGCACGCACGGCGACCTCACGGCAGGCGACAATATCTTTTCATTTCAAGCCACGGTAGCCGCCGCGACCTCAACGGGCAACAAGAGCTTGCCGGTGACGATCAGCGACGCGCAGGGGCGAACCGGGACGACGGCGATCCTCTTGAGCGTGGTCACGGCGGGCGGCGCTTGCGCTCGTTGCGGCGTCGAGCGCTGGTCTGTGAAGACCGGCACAGACCCCGATGCCGCCCTCATCGATACAGCGCATCCCACAACGACGACGATTGCCGTCATGCGGAGCTGGCCGAGCCAGCCCAGCCCGCCTAGCAACAGCCGCATTGCGCCTTACGAAACGACCGCCTGGACGGTCGAAGCAACCTTGACACTTTACAAGAAGGAAGACGACTCGGATTATCACCTGGTCTTGCAAGACGCGGCGGGCAACACCCTCGTTTCCGAGATTCCCTGCCCCGGCTGCGTCGGCAGCGGTTGCCCTTTTGCCTCGATGATCAGCAATGCGCGAGCGACTTTCGATGCGCGGCTGACGGCAACGGGCAGCTTTCAGACGGCGAACCTTCCGGTGCGTGTGACCGGCATCGGCATGTTCGACTTCCCACATGGACAGACGGGGGCAGCGCCAAATCAAATTGAATTGCACCCGATCATCGACATCGTCTTCGAACCGAACTGTAGCCTCGGCGTGTCGAACCTGTATCCATTCGCCAGGGCAACCGGCGCACAGGCGACGGTGAAGGTGACCGCCAGCGGAGCTTGCCCGTGGACTGCGACCAGCAATGCCAACTGGATCACTATCACGTCGGCAGCCTCCGGCATTGGCATCGGCTCTGTAACCTATGTGGTACGCGATAACTTCACGGGCAGCGCGCGACAGGGAACGATGACCATCGCCGGCCAGACCGTCACGGTCACGCAGGACGGTGGAGCGGGCAATGATTGCCTGTATTCGATCTCGCCGCCGGCGCAAACCTTCAGCAGCAGCGCCGGCAGCGGCACGCTTCTCATTGCGGTTTCCGAGCGTTGCTCGTGGCAGGCAGCCGCAAATGTGCCCTGGATTACAATCACTTCAAGTCCGAACGGCATCGGCAACGGCTCGGTGACGTTTTCGGTCGCCGCCAATTCGGGCAGCCTCGCGCGCAAGGGGGCGATCACCATCGGCAGCCAGTTCTTCAATGTCAAACAGAAAGGCGCGCCCACGAGCGCAGCGATTCATCGCCGGGTAAATTAA
- the lpxC gene encoding UDP-3-O-acyl-N-acetylglucosamine deacetylase yields MIRQTTLARAVSTAGHGLHTGEPARLTLRPAPAYSGYVFRRTDLNNFEIPAAPQFVARVSYATTLMRQGVMIATVEHLLAALAGTHIDNCIIEIDSLEVPILDGSAEPFIELIEAAGTVTLEAPRQFLRVLKPTEVVQGNRRMSLAPADRFAISCLIEFPHPMIGTQRREVSIIDGQFARHIAAARTFGFLDEIEALRNSGLIRGGSLENAIILTPEGGILNREGLRFADEFVRHKILDIMGDLALFGMPILGRVEAERTGHGVHTALVSRVLRDDTAWEITDRPSLAAGLF; encoded by the coding sequence TTGATAAGACAAACGACGCTTGCAAGAGCAGTCTCGACCGCCGGCCATGGCTTGCACACCGGCGAGCCGGCGCGCCTGACCTTGCGGCCCGCGCCCGCCTATAGCGGCTACGTTTTTCGCCGCACCGATTTAAATAACTTCGAGATACCCGCCGCGCCGCAGTTCGTCGCGCGCGTCAGTTACGCCACCACGCTGATGCGCCAGGGGGTGATGATCGCGACGGTCGAGCATCTGCTGGCCGCGCTCGCCGGCACACACATAGACAACTGCATCATCGAGATTGATTCGCTGGAAGTGCCGATCCTTGATGGCAGCGCCGAACCCTTCATCGAATTGATTGAGGCGGCGGGCACGGTCACACTCGAAGCGCCGCGCCAGTTCCTGCGCGTCCTCAAGCCTACGGAAGTCGTGCAGGGCAACCGGCGCATGAGCCTGGCGCCGGCGGACCGCTTTGCCATCTCGTGCCTGATCGAGTTCCCGCATCCGATGATCGGCACACAGCGGCGCGAAGTCAGCATCATTGATGGTCAGTTCGCGCGTCACATCGCGGCGGCGCGCACCTTCGGCTTTCTCGACGAGATCGAGGCGCTGCGCAATTCCGGCCTGATTCGCGGCGGCTCGCTTGAAAACGCCATCATCTTGACGCCCGAGGGCGGCATCCTTAACCGCGAAGGGCTGCGCTTTGCCGACGAGTTCGTGCGCCACAAGATTCTCGACATCATGGGCGACCTGGCATTGTTTGGCATGCCCATCCTCGGTCGCGTCGAGGCCGAGCGCACAGGCCACGGCGTTCACACGGCGCTGGTCTCACGCGTCTTGCGCGACGACACCGCCTGGGAGATCACCGACCGTCCAAGCCTCGCCGCCGGCCTTTTCTGA
- a CDS encoding hotdog domain-containing protein: MNVTENIPIGTAVEHVIEVTREMTVAHFVEAMPAVYGTPIMIFHMENAAGQALARHLPAGWVSVGVVVNVKHLAATPVGARVTVRAEVVSVDPHTVTFKVEAHDGLDKIGEGLHVRAPVELARFLKRVEAKAQKLE; encoded by the coding sequence ATGAACGTCACAGAAAATATTCCCATCGGCACGGCGGTCGAGCATGTCATCGAAGTCACACGCGAAATGACAGTCGCGCACTTTGTCGAAGCGATGCCCGCGGTCTACGGCACACCCATCATGATCTTTCACATGGAGAATGCCGCAGGCCAGGCGCTCGCCCGGCACCTGCCCGCGGGATGGGTGTCGGTCGGCGTCGTCGTCAACGTCAAGCACCTGGCGGCGACGCCGGTCGGCGCGCGAGTCACTGTGCGCGCCGAAGTCGTTTCGGTAGACCCGCACACAGTGACTTTCAAAGTCGAAGCCCACGATGGCCTCGACAAGATCGGCGAAGGCTTGCACGTGCGAGCGCCGGTCGAGCTGGCGCGGTTCCTGAAGCGCGTCGAAGCCAAAGCGCAAAAGCTTGAATAA
- a CDS encoding carbon-nitrogen hydrolase family protein, protein MADTRIACVQMDVAIGDVAANRQQITERLREAAAHDAQLVIFPECALTGYCFDSLDEAAPFAEPLDGPSAQAIAAACREADVHAIAGFIERQGERYYNAAMVVGPAGVVGSYRKVHLPFLGVDRFLTPGDRPFEVIRLPFGRIGVNICYDASFPEAARALKLLGAEMVILPTNWPGGAWRTAEFIVNARASENHLHFAAVNRVGTERGWQFIGRSKVVDCMGDTVVEASREQAEIVYATLDMEWSNRNKIVNVAGSYEIDRLADRRPEFYGVIAQPVTRAQAAD, encoded by the coding sequence ATGGCCGATACACGCATTGCCTGTGTGCAGATGGACGTCGCGATTGGCGATGTCGCCGCGAACCGCCAGCAGATTACCGAACGACTCCGCGAAGCCGCCGCTCACGACGCGCAACTGGTCATCTTTCCCGAATGCGCGCTGACCGGCTACTGTTTCGATTCGCTCGATGAAGCCGCGCCGTTTGCCGAGCCGCTCGATGGGCCGTCGGCGCAGGCCATCGCCGCGGCCTGCCGCGAAGCGGATGTGCATGCCATCGCCGGCTTCATCGAGCGCCAGGGTGAGCGTTATTACAATGCGGCGATGGTGGTCGGGCCGGCGGGCGTCGTCGGCAGTTACCGCAAAGTCCACCTGCCCTTCCTCGGCGTTGACCGTTTCTTGACGCCGGGCGACCGGCCTTTTGAAGTCATTCGGCTGCCCTTCGGTCGCATCGGCGTCAACATCTGCTACGACGCCAGCTTCCCCGAAGCGGCGCGGGCGCTGAAACTGCTGGGCGCGGAGATGGTGATTCTGCCGACGAACTGGCCGGGCGGCGCATGGCGCACCGCCGAGTTCATCGTCAACGCCAGGGCGAGCGAGAACCACCTGCACTTTGCCGCCGTCAATCGCGTCGGCACCGAGCGCGGCTGGCAATTCATCGGCAGGAGCAAAGTCGTCGACTGCATGGGCGATACGGTTGTCGAAGCGAGCCGCGAGCAGGCTGAAATTGTTTACGCAACGCTCGATATGGAATGGTCGAACCGGAATAAGATCGTCAATGTGGCGGGGTCTTATGAGATAGATCGACTGGCTGACCGACGACCGGAGTTTTATGGTGTGATTGCGCAGCCGGTGACCAGGGCGCAGGCCGCGGACTGA
- a CDS encoding Uma2 family endonuclease: MATNRKDMPQHYFTLEEYFALEQASEARWEYWDGELVCMSGGKRQHYLISGNVHHRLSQQLGDGCRAFTGDTPIWTPTMPPYRYPDASVACGELRFQTIHGVDALINPVLIVEVLSPTTASRDFEEKFTAYKAIATYREYLLIAQDAPRAIHFTRQADGEWAREEVTGLDGTLTLDSIGGRLSLSDVYEDVKFD, from the coding sequence ATGGCGACTAACCGAAAAGACATGCCGCAGCATTACTTCACGCTGGAGGAGTATTTCGCGCTGGAGCAGGCGAGCGAGGCGCGCTGGGAGTATTGGGACGGCGAGCTTGTCTGCATGAGCGGCGGCAAGCGACAACACTACCTCATCTCCGGCAATGTCCATCATCGCCTGAGTCAGCAACTTGGCGATGGATGCCGAGCATTTACCGGCGACACGCCTATATGGACGCCGACGATGCCGCCTTACCGTTACCCGGATGCGTCGGTGGCCTGCGGCGAGCTGCGCTTTCAAACCATTCACGGCGTTGATGCGCTGATTAATCCTGTACTGATTGTCGAAGTCCTGTCACCGACGACGGCGTCGCGCGACTTTGAAGAAAAGTTCACCGCCTATAAAGCGATTGCGACCTACCGTGAATACCTGTTGATTGCTCAGGACGCGCCACGCGCCATCCACTTCACGCGGCAGGCGGACGGCGAATGGGCGCGCGAGGAAGTGACCGGCCTCGACGGCACGCTGACACTCGACAGCATCGGCGGGAGGCTATCACTCAGCGATGTCTACGAAGATGTGAAGTTCGACTGA
- a CDS encoding DUF2721 domain-containing protein: MFEGLSSVLAVLTAMITPAVLISACGSLILSTSTRLGRVVDRVRELSDRFERMATDEKEIAMAREKRAMIFDQLDRLTSRARILQRSMTSFYLALGIFVATSFAIGMVAILNTRQGWIPVALGLLGAAFLFYGSILQILEARLALAATYREMDFIWEMGKHYAPTELIDQRDARKRSIWRSR, from the coding sequence ATGTTTGAAGGCTTGTCATCGGTGCTTGCCGTGCTGACGGCGATGATTACGCCGGCGGTGTTGATCTCGGCGTGCGGCTCGTTGATTCTCTCGACCTCGACGCGCCTGGGACGCGTCGTTGATCGCGTGCGCGAATTGTCAGACCGCTTCGAGCGCATGGCGACCGACGAGAAGGAGATTGCCATGGCCAGAGAGAAGCGCGCCATGATCTTCGACCAGCTCGACCGTCTGACCAGCCGCGCGCGCATCCTGCAACGCAGCATGACAAGCTTTTATCTGGCGCTCGGCATCTTCGTCGCCACCAGCTTCGCCATCGGCATGGTCGCCATCCTGAACACGCGCCAGGGCTGGATACCTGTGGCACTGGGGCTGCTGGGCGCGGCCTTCCTGTTCTATGGCAGTATTCTGCAAATCCTTGAAGCGCGGCTGGCACTGGCGGCGACTTATCGCGAGATGGATTTTATTTGGGAGATGGGCAAGCATTACGCGCCCACTGAGCTGATTGACCAGCGCGACGCGCGCAAGCGCAGCATCTGGCGGTCGCGCTAA
- a CDS encoding response regulator, producing MEKISLIVDDMFFAAKINAAASAAGRAVERIRSLEQLEALATAPPLLVIIDLKAERLDPVQAIEHLKSQDALRAIPVVAFVSHVQTDAIRRARAAGCDLVLPHSAFNQMLPDIVAGHLDRLASRQA from the coding sequence ATGGAAAAGATCAGCCTGATTGTTGACGATATGTTTTTCGCGGCGAAGATCAACGCCGCCGCCAGTGCTGCCGGGCGCGCCGTCGAGCGCATCCGCTCGCTTGAGCAGCTCGAAGCGCTTGCCACAGCGCCGCCGCTACTGGTGATCATAGACTTGAAGGCCGAGCGCCTTGACCCGGTGCAGGCCATCGAACACTTGAAGTCACAAGACGCGTTGCGCGCGATTCCCGTCGTCGCTTTCGTTTCACACGTCCAGACCGATGCGATCCGCCGCGCCCGCGCCGCCGGCTGCGACCTGGTCTTACCGCATTCGGCTTTCAACCAGATGCTCCCCGACATCGTCGCCGGCCATCTCGACCGCCTGGCGAGCCGGCAGGCTTAG